GTTGCACATGCACGTACTCATGGGCGATCAGGTGCACGAAACGATCGCCGACGTCGTGCTGCATCCAGTCGGCGTTGCACAGTGCTTCCAGTCCGATCACCACACCGTCGAGCGTGGTGACACCGCCACTGTTGCCCCGCCCGACCAGTACGGTGACCGGAGGAAAACGTGCAGAAGGGAGCAGCGTGCCCAACCGATCAAGTGCATTGGCAACCCGCGTGCGGACCGCCGGCAATGCCGCTGCACAGGTGCGCGCCTTGGCGAACAACGCCGGCTTGTCCTGGATGGTCCTGGCCAAACGCTCCATCGAACCGATGCGGCTATCGGCGAAGCTGCGCAATGCTTCCGTGCCGGTGTCCAGGTAGCCGCGCTGCAGATCTTCGGCACTCGGTTTTCCTCCACTGGCATCCAGCACGTTGAAGAAACGCGCGACATCGTCTGTCTGTACCACGATGCGTGCAGAAGGTTGGGCGCGCTCGGCCGCGTTGGCGGGCAGCAGCATCATCGGCAGGACGACGAGCAGCAGCACCCGCACTGCGCGGCGCGCTTGGGGCGGAAACAGCAGTGATGCGACGGGCACGTGCGGCATATGGAGTTCCCTGAACGCCAGCCTTATTTATACACCAGTCAGTTCAATATTCAGGGTTGATTAGACCCCCTAACGGATAATTCACACCTGTCGACCGCCTCTTCTCTCCCCCCCTTCCGGGAGGCGGCCGACGAAACCAAAATAATTAAAGGTGTGTCCCGATGAACAAGAATTCGCTGCTCGCCCTGAGTCTTCTGGCTGCTCTGCCGTTCGCTGCATCGGCAACCGACGGCCTGTCGTACAACTACGTTGAAGGCGGCTACGTGAACACCGATGCCAAGGGCGGCGACGCCGATGGCTGGAAGGTGAAGGGTTCCGTGGCGGTGCACCCGAACTTCCACATCTTCGGCGACTACAGCGCGCAGGAGACCGACAAGTTCAAGAATGACGTCGACCAGTGGCGCATCGGTGCCGGCTACAACTACGGCATCGCACCGAACACCGACCTGGTGGCCCGCGTCGCGTACCAGAAGTTCGACATGAAGCATGGCCTGGACTTCAACGGCTACTCGACCGAAGTCGGCGTGCGCACCGCGTTCAACCCGTACGTGGAAGGCTACGTGATGGCCGGCTACGAGGACTACACCAAGAAGCACGGCATCAACCCGGACGGCGAGTTCTACGGCCGCGTCGGCGCCACCGCCAAGTTCAACCAGAACTGGGGCCTGAGTGGCGAAGTGAAGCTGGCCAAGGCCGGCGACCGCGAGTGGTTCGTGGGCCCGCGCTTCACCTGGTAACAAACGCCTGTCGTTAGTGCGTGTTGTGCTGGCGTGTGACTCTCTCTCTCTCCCACACGCCAACCGAAGCCCGGCCTCGCGCCGGGCTTCACTTTTATGGGCCGCGTGGCGCGACAATGCGGCATGGGCGACCCTTGCTCTCTCGCAGGTACCGGCACGACCTACCAGGAGCATCTGGCACCCGCCCCGCTGCGTGGCCGCTTCGGCCAGCTGTGGCAGAGCCAGCTCCCTGACGATGCTGACGGGCACATCACCGTGCTGCCCGATGGCTGCGTGGACATCCTTTGGCGCGATGGTGCGCTGTTTGTCGTCGGCCCTGACCGGGTAGCCGCACATCCGGTGCTGGCAGCGGGCGCGCAGGTGCTGGGGGCGCGCTTCCGGCCCGGGCAGGCGGTGGCCGCGCTGGGCCTGCCATTGGCTGAGATCATCGGCCAGGCGGTGCCGTTGGCTGATCTGAAGGGACGATGGGCGGCAGAGGCTGCGGCCTCCATCGGCGACACCGCGCCTGCGCAGCGCCTGCAGCGGATGGCGCACTGCCTGCAGCCGCACCTCGGGGACGCGGCGCTCGACAGCCGGTCACAGCGGGCGCACGTCCTGTTCCAGGCGCTTGCCAGGGGGCATGCCACGCTGGATGAGCTCGCGGCACGCCTGAGCCTGAGTCCACGCAGCCTGCGGCGCTTCAGCCAGGTGCAGTTCGGCTACGGGGCCAAGACGCTGGAGCGGATCCTGCGCCTGCAACGCTTCCTGCGCCGCAGCCGCGCGCTGCCGCAGCACTCGTTGGCGATGCTGGCCGCCGAGGCTGGCTATGCCGACCAGGCCCATCTCAGCCGCGAAGCACGTGAACTGGGTGGCATGACCGCACGCGAACTGCGCCGGGAGTGGGGCCAATGATGGCCGTTTCGTTCAAGACCGCGGTGCCGCGCTGACCGAAGCTGGGGTTCCATCCACGGAGCCACCCCATGAGCCATGCCGCCACCCACGATGCCGAACGCTGCATCGACAACATCGAATTCAACGTCGCCGACATCGCCCGCAGCAAACGCTTCTACGGCGAGGTGTTTGGCTGGAACTTCACCGACTATGGCCCGGCCTACACCGAGTTCGACGATGGCCGCCTGAAGGGTGGCTTCGTGGCCGACGCACCGGTGCGCGCGCACGGCGGTCCGCTGGTGATCCTGTACTGCGCGGACCTGGCCGGTGCACAGCAG
This portion of the Stenotrophomonas sp. WZN-1 genome encodes:
- a CDS encoding Ax21 family protein — encoded protein: MNKNSLLALSLLAALPFAASATDGLSYNYVEGGYVNTDAKGGDADGWKVKGSVAVHPNFHIFGDYSAQETDKFKNDVDQWRIGAGYNYGIAPNTDLVARVAYQKFDMKHGLDFNGYSTEVGVRTAFNPYVEGYVMAGYEDYTKKHGINPDGEFYGRVGATAKFNQNWGLSGEVKLAKAGDREWFVGPRFTW
- a CDS encoding DUF6597 domain-containing transcriptional factor; this encodes MGDPCSLAGTGTTYQEHLAPAPLRGRFGQLWQSQLPDDADGHITVLPDGCVDILWRDGALFVVGPDRVAAHPVLAAGAQVLGARFRPGQAVAALGLPLAEIIGQAVPLADLKGRWAAEAAASIGDTAPAQRLQRMAHCLQPHLGDAALDSRSQRAHVLFQALARGHATLDELAARLSLSPRSLRRFSQVQFGYGAKTLERILRLQRFLRRSRALPQHSLAMLAAEAGYADQAHLSREARELGGMTARELRREWGQ
- a CDS encoding VOC family protein — its product is MSHAATHDAERCIDNIEFNVADIARSKRFYGEVFGWNFTDYGPAYTEFDDGRLKGGFVADAPVRAHGGPLVILYCADLAGAQQRVVAAGGEVVRAVFAFPGGRRFHFRDLDGYELAVWSDVD
- a CDS encoding DUF2268 domain-containing putative Zn-dependent protease (predicted Zn-dependent protease with a strongly conserved HExxH motif), with the translated sequence MPHVPVASLLFPPQARRAVRVLLLVVLPMMLLPANAAERAQPSARIVVQTDDVARFFNVLDASGGKPSAEDLQRGYLDTGTEALRSFADSRIGSMERLARTIQDKPALFAKARTCAAALPAVRTRVANALDRLGTLLPSARFPPVTVLVGRGNSGGVTTLDGVVIGLEALCNADWMQHDVGDRFVHLIAHEYVHVQQPGASVDVAQPTLLYQTLLEGGAEYVGELISGQPANAHLRRWTQGRECALERAFVQDSTGTDLSKWLYNGPGDEARRGDLGYWIGYRIARDYVSRAPDRTRAIATLLDVRPDTAATVFEASGWKPACTAGNGADTQVP